GTAGTCCGCGCCGTTGATGTACTCGGGGTGCCAGTCCATCATGATGTCCGTGCCATCATAGACGCCGTCCCTGTTCATAAAGGTCTTGCCCACCAGGGTCTCCTCGGCCGGCGTGCCGAAGACCTTTATGGTTCCCTTGATGCCGAATTTTTCCATGGCCTTGGTCATGGCCACTGCCGCGGTCACACTCGACGCGCCGAAGAGGTTGTGTCCGCACCCATGGCCCGGCCCTCCGGGGACGAGCGGTTTCCGTACTGTCTTCCCCGACTCCTGGGAAAGGCCGGGAAGGGCGTCGAATTCCGCGTTGAGCCCTATGACGGGTTTTCCCGAGCCCCAAACGGCCACGAAGGCGGTGGCCATCCCGGCCACGCCCTTCTGAATGGTGAAGCCGTTGGACTCGAGGTATTTCTGGAGCTTCGCGGAGGACTTGAATTCCACGAGGCTGAGCTCGGGGTTCTCCCAGACGTATCTCGCCGTCTCATCATAGACGGCCTTATTCTGATCGATCCACCCGATGGCGGTCTTCATCGCCGGAGTGAGCTCCAGGGCGGAGACCTGCGGGCAGAGAAAAGCGGCGAAGGCAATAAGGAACAGGAAAACTCCGAGTACGGCCCTGCATCTGAACATGTGAAACCTCCTCATATTTTGGATAGCGCGTCCTTGAGGCGGGATCGTATCCCTGCCGGGAGGGGCGTTACAAGCTTCCCGGCCGGCCGGATTCCCGCCTCTGAAATACATTCTCCTTCAGGCTTCGCCGAAATGCAACAGAAAAAGAGGGGCCGGAATTGAAGCTTCCGCCCCGGCCCAAAGGGCGCGGCCGGCCGGACGCCCTCCATGAAGCCGACATTTCATTCCCTAATCCCCCATCTGCTCCCGAACGCCTCGTACTTCCCTTTAAGTACAAGGTCTACCACCACTCACCCTCTTGGCAATACTTCCAACGTTCCGTCCCTTTTATTCGGGCAATGGGCCTTTTGGGGACACCCTTGACATATTGACATTTACATTTTTCTCGCCCCGGACGTGATTTTCCCATGTCCCGAAAAGCCCGGTTGGATGCTCGCGGCAGCCTTCCCATGCGATGATCAGAGGCGTCCGGCAGGGTAACATCTTAGATAGAGATGACCCTGACCCCGGACGGGTTCCCGGATGTTCGTCAGATCGCAAAAAAGAAGTGAACCCGCGTACCTTTGCCTAGCTCGGAGGAGATCTCCAGGCGTCCCCCTGCCAGGGATGCCCGTTCCCGCATGCCGAGCAGACCAAGGCCGTCCCCGCTCGAACCTCTCATGAGCGTCTCTTGCATGTCGAACCCTTGCCCGTCGTCAATAATTGAAATACGCAACTCTCCGTCACCGGCACGAAGCTCGACACGCACTTTTGCCGCGCCGGAATGGCGGACGACGTTCGTCAATGCCTCCTGGGCAATACGATAACAGGTGAGCTCCAGGAGAGGAGAAAAACGCTCCTCCGTCAGATTGGTATGAAACTCCGCCTCGAATCCCACCCTCGAAGCGAGGCGCTTCACATACCATTCCAATGCGGTGGCAAGGCCGAAATCATCGAGGATGGAGGGCCGAAGCTCGGCGGAGAGATTTCGCACCTTCCCGATCAGCTCTTCAACGGTAGGCATGCTCTCATGTATTGATGCCAGCGCCGATTCCAGGGACCGGGACCCTTCGGACCGCTTGAGCCCGATCCGAAGCGCGGTGAGGGACTGGCCGATCTCGTCATGAAGCTCGAGGGCAATATTGCGCCGCTCCGTTTCCTGTATTTCGAGGAGCCGATGGGACAGAACCCTCAGCTGCTCCGACGTGTGCTGCAGTTCCTCTTCGGTGCGGTATAGAGAAAAGGTGAGTCTCAGATGCATCACAATCAGGGGAGGGGCAACCATCATGGGGCCGAAAATACACATCGATATGGCAAATCCAATTATCGGGCGGCCGGTTAAGAGGGATGCGCACACGTAGAACAATAACGAGCCGACACAACACGGGACCACCATAGCCGCCGTGAGAGGCGCGATGCCGAAACGTTTGGCCATACGCCGCACGAAAGGAATCGATTTCTGTGACAGGTCCGCCGACATCACCTACATTGTCATCCGTAAAAGTCGGTATGTCAAGGGGAACTGCAATAGCTGGAATATTGGGCGGCCACGGGGCCGGGAGGTCTCTATCCTCTCCGCTTCAACCGCGCCCGTCACCCGCTGAAAGTCGGCTCGTCGACACTCGGCCACCCAACTCGTCGTACCTCCTCGGACAGGGGTGGCCGTCCTTCGGAGCGTTTCTCCTCACCGAGCGGGTCCCGACGGCGCTCGCAAGCCGCTCCGAGGATAAAGCCCTCCCAGCCCCGTGCGGCGGGATTGGGGAGAAAGGGAAATTTGAAGATAAAGGATAAACTGCCTACTTCCTAAAAGAGAGTTTTTTTGATTTTGCCCTACGATGCCGCGTTTCAGGTGGCAATAAATAATCGTTAACATCCCGATCCATAGAAAAGCCAATCATTCCTGAATGAACAACGGATCGACCCAATTCCCGATTCAACATGCTTCCGGTTGAAGGGGAGCAAATAAATGCATAAAATGGTATGGTGTTGAGAATAATCTCTCGGTGCATGCATAAAGAGGGTACTTATGGTTAGGCAAAAAACACTTCCTATCTTAGGGACAGTGGTCCTGTATACCAAAGCAAGGTGGATATCCAATGGATGGAATTGATAACCAGCACCGAAGTATCTTACAAAGGATCGCCCGGAGGGCAATGCTTGAACGAGGATTGTTCCCTGACTTTTCTGCCGAAGCACTCGCTGAACTAGCCACAATTGAGGGAACGGTGTCAGTAACTGACGATGGGCTCCATCGTGACCTCCGGGATCTTCCCTGGGCCTCCATTGACAATGATGATTCCCTTGACTTAGACCAGCTTACAGTCGCCTGTGTGTCGCCGGGAGATACAGTGAAGATACTGGTTGCCGTAGCGGATGTGGATTCCATTGTGAAGAACGGTTCAGCGATTGATGACCATGCCCGCCACAACACGACCTCAGTATATACCGCCGCCACAATATTTCCTATGCTTCCGGACAAGTTCTCTACAAACCTCACGTCTCTCAACTTCAAGGAAGACCGACCGGCAATTGTCATCGAGATGATGGTAGCTGCTGACGGCTCCATAGGGGGCTCCGATATCTATAGGGCGTATGTTCGCAACCACGCAAAACTCGCATACAACAGTGTTGCGGAATGGCTTGAAGGAGGAGCTGCGCCTGAGGCTCTTGCAGCCGTTACGGGCCTCGGTGAGAACCTCCGCATACAGGACCGGACAGCACAGAACATGAAGGCATTACGGCACGTTCACGGAGCCCTTGACCTTGAAACTGTTGAGGCAAGACCCGTCTTTGATGGTGATACCATCCGTGAGCTCAACATAGAAAAGAGAAACCGCGCAAAAGATCTTATCGCGGACTTCATGATTGCCGCAAACGGGGTAACAGCCCGGTATCTCTCATCAAAAAAAGTTCCATCCCTGCGTCGTGTGGTTCGGACGCCCAAACGGTGGGGCGGATTGTCGAACTCGCCGGGGAACATGGATTCGATCTTTCCCATACACCTGACCCGGAGGGATTGGAGGCTTTCCTCATGAAGGAGAAAGCGGCTGACCCGCTTCGATTCCCTGACCTCTCGCTTTCAATTGTCAAGCTTTTGGGGCCTGGTGAATACATTGCAGAACTCCCCGGGGATACCCATGCCCCGGGTCACTTTGGCCTCGCGGTCAGGGACTACACGCACTCCACCGCACCGAACCGCCGGTACCCGGATCTCATCACACAGAGGATGCTCAAATCTGCACTGAATCGCGAATCCCCGCCATATGCCATGGCCGATCTTGAAACGCTCGCCAGACACTGTACTGAGGCAGAGGATGACGCAAAGAAAGTCGAAAGGCAAGTCGAAAAATCTGCAGCAGCACTTCTTCTGGAATCAAGAATAGGAGACCGGTTCAATGCTATCGTCACCGGTGCAGCCCCCAAAGGCACCTGGGTTCGTCTTCTTGAATTTCCCGTCGAAGGGAGATT
This sequence is a window from Syntrophorhabdaceae bacterium. Protein-coding genes within it:
- a CDS encoding sensor histidine kinase, with the protein product MSADLSQKSIPFVRRMAKRFGIAPLTAAMVVPCCVGSLLFYVCASLLTGRPIIGFAISMCIFGPMMVAPPLIVMHLRLTFSLYRTEEELQHTSEQLRVLSHRLLEIQETERRNIALELHDEIGQSLTALRIGLKRSEGSRSLESALASIHESMPTVEELIGKVRNLSAELRPSILDDFGLATALEWYVKRLASRVGFEAEFHTNLTEERFSPLLELTCYRIAQEALTNVVRHSGAAKVRVELRAGDGELRISIIDDGQGFDMQETLMRGSSGDGLGLLGMRERASLAGGRLEISSELGKGTRVHFFFAI
- a CDS encoding ribonuclease catalytic domain-containing protein, whose protein sequence is MDGIDNQHRSILQRIARRAMLERGLFPDFSAEALAELATIEGTVSVTDDGLHRDLRDLPWASIDNDDSLDLDQLTVACVSPGDTVKILVAVADVDSIVKNGSAIDDHARHNTTSVYTAATIFPMLPDKFSTNLTSLNFKEDRPAIVIEMMVAADGSIGGSDIYRAYVRNHAKLAYNSVAEWLEGGAAPEALAAVTGLGENLRIQDRTAQNMKALRHVHGALDLETVEARPVFDGDTIRELNIEKRNRAKDLIADFMIAANGVTARYLSSKKVPSLRRVVRTPKRWGGLSNSPGNMDSIFPIHLTRRDWRLSS
- a CDS encoding RNB domain-containing ribonuclease gives rise to the protein MKEKAADPLRFPDLSLSIVKLLGPGEYIAELPGDTHAPGHFGLAVRDYTHSTAPNRRYPDLITQRMLKSALNRESPPYAMADLETLARHCTEAEDDAKKVERQVEKSAAALLLESRIGDRFNAIVTGAAPKGTWVRLLEFPVEGRLMHGFEGVDVGHRISVQLIHTDVDRGFIDFRRI